The Vibrio sp. NTOU-M3 genomic sequence ATGTTCCATGCTAAATCGTCAGACCAAGGTGACGGTTGGTGGATCACTACGTCATAAGCCGTATTGAGTGAGATGCCCAGTTCATAATAGTTTTTCCCATCACCATCGGGGTCCAAAAATACTTCAACCGTATCATCGTTCTGGTAGGTCGGATCATCGTGGCTTTGGTAGCTGGTAGAAAGGTGGCGGTCTTGCGCCCAATACGCGATATACAAATTGTCTGCATCATAGGTGACTTTGGCCCATGTATCAGAAAGCGCGATGTATTGCCCATTATTATGCAAAACAAACAACGAAGTGGCTTTTGCATTGTGCCAACTCGCATCGTCCAACACGCCATCAATGACGGGAGGGGTATCAGTTTGTAGCGCATTATAGGTGTAGGGCGTGTTGGCCATGGCACTGGTCGCAAGGCCACTTGCGATGAGAATAGACGAGATGTTTAATCGCTTCATAGAACTTCCTTTTCATATTGTCCGTGCTACAAATTAACACCGAATGGCATACTTAATATGAAGAGTTGTATGAAGAGTAAAAAAGTTCAGTCTCTATTCACAGCTTCCACCGAGATGAAACTTTACCTTTAGGTGAATGTTTGAGCCCTGCCACAGGGTAAAGCAATAAAAAAACCCGGCAAGAAGCCGGGTTTTTGAGAACGTTTCAAGCGTTTGCTTAACGAGTACCGTAGACCACGATAGTTTTACCGTGTGCAGAAATTAGGTTCTGCTCTTCAAGCATTTTCAGGATACGACCCACTGTTTCACGAGAACAACCAACGATTTGGCCAATCTCTTGACGAGTGATCTTGATTTGCATGCCGTCTGGGTGCGTCATCGCATCTGGTTGTTTCGCTAGGTTTAGTAGCGTTTGTGCAATACGGCCAGTTACGTCTAGGAACGCTAGGTCACCCACTTTCTGGCTAGTCACTTGTAGGCGACGAGCCATTTGAGCAGACAGGCGCATTAGAATGTCTGGGTTTACTTGGATAAGCTGACGGAATTTCTTGAATGAGATTTCTGCAACTTCACAAGGAGATTTTGCACGAACCCAAGCAGTACGCTCTTGGTCTTCTTCGAACAGACCAAGCTCACCGATAAAGTCACCTTGGTTTAGGTAAGAAAGGATCATTTCCTTACCTTCTTCATCCTTGATTAGTACCGCTACAGAACCTTTGACGATGTAGTACAAGGTTTCCGCTTTCTCGCCCGCGTGGATCAGCGTGCTCTTAGAAGGGTACTTGTGAATATGACAATGTGAAAGAAACCACTCTAGTGTTGGGTCGGTTTGAGGTTTACCTAGAACCATAATATCTCACTTCCTCTGCAGGGTACGCTTGTCGCTTTCCATGTTTTAGCGAAGCCTTGAATCAGGCTTACTAGGATAAGAGCACTTCACCAGTGCTGCAAGCTATCTTGTGTTTCGGCTACAAATAGTATCCTTTTTCGAAAACGATTTCTTGATTTTAATCGTGTCGAAGCTCGGATAATTTACGCAAAAATGTGCACATGATCACGGTATGAAAAGTAATCGCAATCGACTAGCACTTTTTATCCAATTTTTCCTGTTTCGATTAACTGTTGTAGTATCGGCCTTACTATGAGCTCCATTGCAAAGCTCATCTTGCCACCTGGTACAACGATGGTGTTGTGTCGAGACATAAACGATCCATCAATCATGGCAAGTAGGTAAGGGTAGTCAACATTTTTAATGCCACGCAAACGAATCACAACGAAACTTTCATCCAAGCTTGGTATGCCTTTTGCGTTCAAAGGGTTGGATGTATCGACCGTTGGGACGCGTTGAAAGTTAATGTGTGTTCGAGAAAATTGCGGGGTAATGTAATTCAGGTAGTCGTCCATCGAGCGGACAATGGAGTCCATCACGGCTTCACGTGAGTGGCCGCGATCGCGCGTATCGCGGACAAATTTTTGGATCCACTCTAAGTTTACAATCGGGACCATGCCAATCAAAAGGTCAACATGTTGTGCCACGTTGACATCACCATCCACGACTCCACCATGTAAACCTTCGTAAAACAAAACATCACTGCCTTCAGGTAGATCTTGCCAAGGTGTGAATGTTCCGGGCATCTGGTTATAAGGGACGGCTTCATCAAACGTATGTAGGTAACGGCGTACTTGGCCTGCACCTTCATGGCCATATTTACGGAAAAATTCGGCGAGGGCGGGAAAGTCGTTGGCCTGAGGGCCAAAATAACTGATGTGACGGCCTTGCTCACGAGCTTTACGAATTTCGACGTCCATTTCAGGACGAGTAAAACGGTGAAAGCTATCACCTTCTACCCATGCAGCTTTGATGTCCATCATATTGAACATCTTACGAAAAGCTTCCGAAGTTGTGGTGGTTCCTGCACCGGATGAGCCTGTTACAGCGATAATCGGATGTTTTGCTGACATGACAACCCTTGTCGTTAACTAACTTACCTGTTGGATTTCATCGTACACTCGGGACGATGAATCGTTTGCCACTATAGCATGGATTATAGCGCTGTCATCGTCTGCTGTACGGTATCATTAAAACTTTTGGCGTAATTGAATATCCACAGTTTCGTGTAATTCAGAGAAAACAACGACGGCTTCACCTGTTTTGAGCTGGGCCTTAACTTGGTCAATTTTGTCTTGAAGAGAAACCTCTTCTGTGCCGTAGTCAGTCCCTTCACGAAGGACAAATTCTTTGATCAGGTTGTCCAGCGCATCTTCAGAGATTTGTTGCCAAGGAACAATCATAAATACCTCACTCGTTTATGATCTTCGTGTTGAAGGCGTCA encodes the following:
- a CDS encoding phosphoribulokinase codes for the protein MSAKHPIIAVTGSSGAGTTTTSEAFRKMFNMMDIKAAWVEGDSFHRFTRPEMDVEIRKAREQGRHISYFGPQANDFPALAEFFRKYGHEGAGQVRRYLHTFDEAVPYNQMPGTFTPWQDLPEGSDVLFYEGLHGGVVDGDVNVAQHVDLLIGMVPIVNLEWIQKFVRDTRDRGHSREAVMDSIVRSMDDYLNYITPQFSRTHINFQRVPTVDTSNPLNAKGIPSLDESFVVIRLRGIKNVDYPYLLAMIDGSFMSRHNTIVVPGGKMSFAMELIVRPILQQLIETGKIG
- a CDS encoding YheU family protein yields the protein MIVPWQQISEDALDNLIKEFVLREGTDYGTEEVSLQDKIDQVKAQLKTGEAVVVFSELHETVDIQLRQKF
- the crp gene encoding cAMP-activated global transcriptional regulator CRP; this translates as MVLGKPQTDPTLEWFLSHCHIHKYPSKSTLIHAGEKAETLYYIVKGSVAVLIKDEEGKEMILSYLNQGDFIGELGLFEEDQERTAWVRAKSPCEVAEISFKKFRQLIQVNPDILMRLSAQMARRLQVTSQKVGDLAFLDVTGRIAQTLLNLAKQPDAMTHPDGMQIKITRQEIGQIVGCSRETVGRILKMLEEQNLISAHGKTIVVYGTR